One stretch of Sander vitreus isolate 19-12246 chromosome 16, sanVit1, whole genome shotgun sequence DNA includes these proteins:
- the spp1 gene encoding osteopontin isoform X1 — protein sequence MKVAVLFVLLFATVLCRPARKVSVSSSESSEEAARRPAAPALRKQAAELPQNRAAPVQNIVAEAAPAAASSDESPEGSDEDEQAAAEAPIEITSDGTDTTSSPDTATVNSEDNDDDDDDDDAEENETDEDESSDSSESGEASTPAPATDTPVVVTEEPVAATTLEPIVPTIVTDTDAGRGDSLGGYPSDYKSIVYVEDKSYQKVPSPYKSYEFIGTGKKMAYDMTEGNEVEKSLTVYKVKALHVHSDLMEEDTSTPEVESQGLDASSGTSQDQEISPRQASLPEEEESASTSGATTSESSSAPEQEEEEESASTASDSASASQETEDEDSQSSEEATATPGAADSESDESTESDSDEEGAGPDTTTDMPVVITAK from the exons GCGAGAAAAGTTTCTGTCAGCAGTTCAGAGAGCTCTGAGGAAGCG GCGAGACGACCAGCAGCTCCAGCCCTCAGGAAACAGGCGGCAGAACTTCCTCAGAACCGTGCAGCTCCTGTACAG AACATTGTTGCAGAAGCAGCACCAGCTGCTGCCAGCTCAGACGAGAGCCCAGAAGGCTCAGATGAAGACGAG CAGGCGGCAGCAGAGGCTCCCATTGAGATCACGTCTGACGGCACAGACACAACTTCATCCCCAGATACAGCCACTGTCAACAGCGAagacaatgatgatgatgatgatgatgacgacgcAGAGGAGAAT GAAACCGACGAGGATGAATCTAGCGACAGCTCAGAGTCGGGGGAGGCCTCCACCCCCGCTCCCGCCACCGACACCCCTGTGGTCGTGACAGAGGAACCCGTGGCTGCAACCACTCTTGAGCCCATCGTGCCTACTATCGTCACCGACACGGACGCAGGCCGCGGCGACAGCTTGGGAGGCTACCCCAGTGACTATAAGTCCATCGTCTACGTGGAGGACAAATCCTACCAAAAGGTTCCTTCTCCCTACAAGTCCTACGAGTTTATCGGCACAGGAAAGAAGATGGCCTACGACATGACAGAGGGCAATGAGGTGGAGAAGTCACTGACAGTGTACAAGGTAAAG GCTCTTCATGTCCACTCCGACCTGATGGAGGAGGACACCAGCACCCCTGAGGTGGAGAGCCAGGGCCTCGATGCCTCCTCCGGCACCTCTCAGGACCAGGAAATCAGCCCCCGCCAGGCCTCCCtcccagaggaggaggagagcgcTAGCACCAGCGGCGCCACCACCAGCGAGAGCTCCAGCGCCCCAGagcaagaggaggaagaggaaagcgCCAGCACTGCCAGCGATAGCGCCAGTGCCAGCCAGGAGACGGAGGACGAGGACAGCCAGAGCAGCGAGGAGGCCACGGCCACACCCGGAGCCGCTGACAGCGAATCCGATGAGAGCACTGAGAGCGATTCAGATGAGGAAGGGGCGGGACCTGACACCACCACTGACATGCCGGTGGTCATCACTGCCAAATAA
- the spp1 gene encoding osteopontin isoform X2, translating into MKVAVLFVLLFATVLCRPARKVSVSSSESSEEAARRPAAPALRKQAAELPQNRAAPVQNIVAEAAPAAASSDESPEGSDEDEQAAAEAPIEITSDGTDTTSSPDTATVNSEDNDDDDDDDDAEENETDEDESSDSSESGEASTPAPATDTPVVVTEEPVAATTLEPIVPTIVTDTDAGRGDSLGGYPSDYKSIVYVEDKSYQKVPSPYKSYEFIGTGKKMAYDMTEGNEVEKSLTVYKALHVHSDLMEEDTSTPEVESQGLDASSGTSQDQEISPRQASLPEEEESASTSGATTSESSSAPEQEEEEESASTASDSASASQETEDEDSQSSEEATATPGAADSESDESTESDSDEEGAGPDTTTDMPVVITAK; encoded by the exons GCGAGAAAAGTTTCTGTCAGCAGTTCAGAGAGCTCTGAGGAAGCG GCGAGACGACCAGCAGCTCCAGCCCTCAGGAAACAGGCGGCAGAACTTCCTCAGAACCGTGCAGCTCCTGTACAG AACATTGTTGCAGAAGCAGCACCAGCTGCTGCCAGCTCAGACGAGAGCCCAGAAGGCTCAGATGAAGACGAG CAGGCGGCAGCAGAGGCTCCCATTGAGATCACGTCTGACGGCACAGACACAACTTCATCCCCAGATACAGCCACTGTCAACAGCGAagacaatgatgatgatgatgatgatgacgacgcAGAGGAGAAT GAAACCGACGAGGATGAATCTAGCGACAGCTCAGAGTCGGGGGAGGCCTCCACCCCCGCTCCCGCCACCGACACCCCTGTGGTCGTGACAGAGGAACCCGTGGCTGCAACCACTCTTGAGCCCATCGTGCCTACTATCGTCACCGACACGGACGCAGGCCGCGGCGACAGCTTGGGAGGCTACCCCAGTGACTATAAGTCCATCGTCTACGTGGAGGACAAATCCTACCAAAAGGTTCCTTCTCCCTACAAGTCCTACGAGTTTATCGGCACAGGAAAGAAGATGGCCTACGACATGACAGAGGGCAATGAGGTGGAGAAGTCACTGACAGTGTACAAG GCTCTTCATGTCCACTCCGACCTGATGGAGGAGGACACCAGCACCCCTGAGGTGGAGAGCCAGGGCCTCGATGCCTCCTCCGGCACCTCTCAGGACCAGGAAATCAGCCCCCGCCAGGCCTCCCtcccagaggaggaggagagcgcTAGCACCAGCGGCGCCACCACCAGCGAGAGCTCCAGCGCCCCAGagcaagaggaggaagaggaaagcgCCAGCACTGCCAGCGATAGCGCCAGTGCCAGCCAGGAGACGGAGGACGAGGACAGCCAGAGCAGCGAGGAGGCCACGGCCACACCCGGAGCCGCTGACAGCGAATCCGATGAGAGCACTGAGAGCGATTCAGATGAGGAAGGGGCGGGACCTGACACCACCACTGACATGCCGGTGGTCATCACTGCCAAATAA